Part of the Oncorhynchus mykiss isolate Arlee chromosome 12, USDA_OmykA_1.1, whole genome shotgun sequence genome, GAGGAGGTGTCGGAATATTCCCGGAAGCTGGTTGGGATCGTACAGCAGATTGAGGGAGGAGAACGGATAGTGGAGGATGGCATCGGCATGGCACACACCGAGCATGTAAGAACAGCTGGCTGTGGATAACAACTTTTTGCATACTAAACAACCGATTGACTTTAGATTTCAAAGTGGATAGATAGGCTATTCAAATGTAATTGAGGTATAACTGTTATAAAGCAGTTACTGTATTTACAAATTACGGTAGCTACATCTCAAAGTCCTGGGAAACATCATTGTATTTCTTTCCAAAAAGTCATAACATTGCTTATGGTTTATCATAGTGTATATTTCATGATGCAGTGTGTAATCTGTGTATTCCTGATGGACTGTCGTCTGTGTGTATTCGCCAGGTCCCAGGCACGGCAGAGAGCGCACGGTCCTGCGTACGGGCCTACTTCGCCGACCTCCACGAGACGCTGTGCAGACAGGAGGAGATGGCGCTCAGTGTAGTGGACGCACATGTCAGGGAAAGGCTCATTTGGCTCCGgcaacagcaggaagacatgACCATCCTACTGTCCCAGGTCTCCACAGCCTGCCTGCACTGCGAGAAGACACTGCAGCAGGTAGGAGCCAAATGGGCCACTGGTGGGGATAACATCTCTAGAGCACACTGTAGGAATGTCATCTCTGCTCTCACTGGATGGTGCCCTCTTTTTCAATAAGAACTAAGGACTTTTGTATGGTCTGAAATCAGAtaggaaaatcacatttacaaatgaagactgatgtcttccctgtctctctctgtaggatgacTGCAGAGTGGTCCTGGCCAAGCAGGAGATCAACAGACTGTTGGAGACTCTGcagaaacagcagcagcagttcACTGAGCTGGCCGACCACATCCAGCTTGACGCCGGTATCCCCGTCACCTTCACCAAGGTACAgcactctgctctactctgtagGACTACAGAACGTCATACACTCCATTGAAAAACAATTAGTAACTTCATTTAGACTACATTGTTTTCTCTGTTCCAGGACAACCGGGTCCACATCGGCCCTAAGATGGAGATCCGGGTGGTGACCCTGGGACTGGATAGTGCAGGGAAAACCACCATCCTCTTCAAGCTGAAACAGGACGAGTTTATGCAGCCCATCCCTACCATAGGTAAACCCACAACAGTGTCAGTCATTAAAATGTACCTGAATTGAATAGCCACTAGCCACTCCTCCTTGTCATCTGTAGGTTTTAATGTGGAGACAGTGGAGTATAAGAATCTCAAGTTCACCATCTGGGACGTTGGTGGGAAACATAAGCTACGGCCTCTATGGAAGCACTATTACCTGAACACACAAGGTATCTGTTTACCTCTTTCTTTCATATTACCTGCTTCCCTAACATGTACTgtatactaaacattaggaacaccttcctactattgagttgccctcagaactcagaacagcctcaattcgccggggcatggactctacaaggtgtcaactgttccacagggatgctggcccaggtTGACTacgatgcttcccacagttgtttcaagttggctgggtgtcctttgggtgaCAGACaattgatacacatgggaaaccgttgagtgtgaaaaactcagcagctttgcggttcttgacacaaaccggagcgcctgacacctactaccataccccattcaaaggcacttacatattttgtcttgcccattcaccctctgaatgacacatacaaacaatccatgtctcaattctatcaaggcttaaaaatcattctttaacccgtctcctccccttcatctagactgattgaagtggatttaaaaggtGACACCAGTAattgatcacagctttcacctggattcacctggtcagtctctcatggaaagagcaggtgttcctaatgttttgtacactcgttGTATATCAATAACTATGACAAATGTACTGATTTTGAAAAGAGAATTGTAAAGTGTTATAAGGATGATTTGGGTGAAGAGGGCCCTGACTTATTTTTTCTGTCTCCTTTCGCTCTTCAGCGGTGGTGTTTGTGATTGACAGCTGTCACAGGGATAGGCTGATGGAGGCCCACAGTGAACTGGCCAAACTTCTGACAGAGAAGGAGCTGAGAGACGCCCTGCTGCTCATCTTCGCCAACAAACAGGTACGCACACACACGACCCCTTGGTCCAAGAAAcaggtattcacacacacacgacccTTTGGTCCAAGAAAcaggtattcacacacacacgacccCCTTGGTCCAAGAAACAGGTATTCACACACAAACGACCCCTTGGCCTAAGAAAcaggtattcacacacacacacgacccttTGGTCCAAGAAAcaggtattcacacacacacgaccccttggtccaagaaacaggtattcacacacacacgaccccttggtccaagaaacaggtattcacacacacacgacccTTTGGTCCAAGAAGCACATTGATTAATTAGCCCAGGGGGTTAGTGTCCAAGCttactaggtgaaaaatctgtgtctgagcaaggcacttttatttttacatatttttatttaaacctttatttaacgaggcaagtcagttaagaacaaatatttaaatgacggcctaggaacagtgtagtgccttgttcaggggcaaccttttggttaccagtccaacgcactaaccactaggctacctaccgcccctaactgctcctgtaagtagctctggataagagtgtctgttaaatgactcaaatgttgaTTGGCTGACGTGACCATTGACTCGTTTATCCTCACCTGCAGGATGTCCCTGGGGCTGTGTCGGTGGAGGAGATGACGGAGCTGCTGAGTCTCCATAAGCTGTGCTGTGGGAGGAGCTGGCACATCCAGGGATGTGACGCCCGCAGTGGCATGGGGCTCCACGAGGGCCTGGACTGGCTGTCCCGACAGCTGGTGGCTGCAGGTGTACTGGACGTGGCCTAGACCTCCCCTTGCTGCAGGTGTACTGGACGTGACCTAGACCTCCCCTTGCTGCAGGTGTACTGGACGTGGCCTAGACCTCCCCTGATGACTGACTTCTGTTACCAAGTAAAAACCCCTTACCATAGATCCCAGAACAATCTTCTTAAACCATCCACACCATAAAGACCTGTCCACCATAGACCTGCACCAGTCACATCTACCTAAACCTTTTACCTGATGATTGGCTTATGGTAGACCCAGTCTAACCCATACCCTAAAGACCAGTCCTACCAAAGTCTCATCCCATACCTTTCACCCCATACTAAGGCCCTAGCCATACCTTTCACCCCATACTAAGGCCCTAGCCCTACATTTCACCCCATACTAAGGCACTAGCCCTACCTTTCACCCCATACTAAGGCCCTAGCCCTACCTTTCACCCCATACTAAGGCCCTAGCCATACCTTTCACCCCATACTAAGGCCCTACCTTTCACCCCATACTAAGGCCCTAGCCCTACCTTTCACCCCATACTAAGGCCCTAGCCCTACCTTTCACCCCATACTAAGGCCCTAGCCCTACATTTCACCCCATACTAAGGCCCTAGTCTTTCACCCCATACCAAGGCCCTAGTCTAAGGCCT contains:
- the LOC110537057 gene encoding E3 ubiquitin-protein ligase TRIM23 isoform X1 encodes the protein MAAAVGVNKQGTAATMDVCVRHVRGATSSTVKVLECGVCEDVFSLQGDKVPRLLLCGHTVCHDCLTRLPLHGRAIRCPFDRQVTELGDSGVWGLKKNFALLELLERLQNGASSQLSMAEDALTGMGESIIRCDEDESHTASMYCTVCATHLCADCSQLTHSTRTLAKHRQVPLADKPHEKTLCPQHQVHAIEFVCQEELCQPGPLMCCVCKEYGKHQGHKHAVLEAEANQIRASILDMAHCIRTFTEEVSEYSRKLVGIVQQIEGGERIVEDGIGMAHTEHVPGTAESARSCVRAYFADLHETLCRQEEMALSVVDAHVRERLIWLRQQQEDMTILLSQVSTACLHCEKTLQQDDCRVVLAKQEINRLLETLQKQQQQFTELADHIQLDAGIPVTFTKTTLFSLFQDNRVHIGPKMEIRVVTLGLDSAGKTTILFKLKQDEFMQPIPTIGFNVETVEYKNLKFTIWDVGGKHKLRPLWKHYYLNTQAVVFVIDSCHRDRLMEAHSELAKLLTEKELRDALLLIFANKQDVPGAVSVEEMTELLSLHKLCCGRSWHIQGCDARSGMGLHEGLDWLSRQLVAAGVLDVA
- the LOC110537057 gene encoding E3 ubiquitin-protein ligase TRIM23 isoform X2, which encodes MAAAVGVNKQGTAATMDVCVRHVRGATSSTVKVLECGVCEDVFSLQGDKVPRLLLCGHTVCHDCLTRLPLHGRAIRCPFDRQVTELGDSGVWGLKKNFALLELLERLQNGASSQLSMAEDALTGMGESIIRCDEDESHTASMYCTVCATHLCADCSQLTHSTRTLAKHRQVPLADKPHEKTLCPQHQVHAIEFVCQEELCQPGPLMCCVCKEYGKHQGHKHAVLEAEANQIRASILDMAHCIRTFTEEVSEYSRKLVGIVQQIEGGERIVEDGIGMAHTEHVPGTAESARSCVRAYFADLHETLCRQEEMALSVVDAHVRERLIWLRQQQEDMTILLSQVSTACLHCEKTLQQDDCRVVLAKQEINRLLETLQKQQQQFTELADHIQLDAGIPVTFTKDNRVHIGPKMEIRVVTLGLDSAGKTTILFKLKQDEFMQPIPTIGFNVETVEYKNLKFTIWDVGGKHKLRPLWKHYYLNTQAVVFVIDSCHRDRLMEAHSELAKLLTEKELRDALLLIFANKQDVPGAVSVEEMTELLSLHKLCCGRSWHIQGCDARSGMGLHEGLDWLSRQLVAAGVLDVA